TAAGTCATTGTGTTTTCCACCAGCTCTTACACAAAGCTGGCAAGATGTTGCTCTTTTATTTTGTGGAGCTGGAAGATTTCCTGTAAAAATATCTTTGAATTGTACCATTCCAGCATTTGTAAACATTAAAGTTGGGTCTTCAGGAACCAATGGCATAGAAGATATAACTTCATGTCCTTTACTTTTAAAAAAATCTAAATACTCTTTTCTAATATCCATAATAATCTTTTCCATCTATGAAATTTTTAATATTTTATCAAAATTATTATTTACTCTAGATTAGTGAAAAATAATATTAATAAAAGAAGATTTAAGTTTTTTGTTGGTAGAATTGAAACACTTTAATTTGTATTGGATTACAATGAAGTTTTTAAAAAAGTTTAAAATTTAATAATAAGGATAAAAAATGGGTAAATATATTGAATTAACATCAGCTAATTTTGATGAAACAACAGCAAAAGGTATTTCTCTAGTAGATTTTTGGGCACCTTGGTGTGGACCTTGTAGAATGATTGCTCCAGTTATTGATGAATTAGCAGGAGAGTTTGAATCTAAAGCGAATATTTGTAAAGTAAATACAGATGAAGAGCAAGATTTAGCAGTAAAATATGGAATTAGATCAATTCCTACAATTATTTTTATGAAAGATGGGCAAGTTGTTGATCAATTAATTGGTGCTACTTCTAAACAAGCATTAACAGATAAAATTAACTCTTTACTATAATTTCAAGTAAAAAATATGGGATATTAAAGGAAGGTGTTTTTCATCTTCCTTTTTTTAATTTTAGATTAAATTAAGATAGATATAAAATATTAAATGATAAAATTTCTCCATTATATCTATATTAGTTTATTCTAAACTTTTTAGATATTTTAAGTTTCATCACAAATTTTGTAGATGATTTTATATAAAAATAAAAGGAGTCAAGATGTTAGATTTAGCGATTATTGGTGGAGGACCAGCTGGATTAACAGCAGGGTTATATGCTACTAGAGGTGGATTAAAAAATGTTATTATGTTTGAAATGGGAATGCCTGGAGGACAAATTACAAGCTCTTCTGAAATAGAGAATTATCCTGGTCAAGGGCAAGTTATGACAGGTATGGACTTAATGGCAAGTTGGCCAGAGCAGTGTCAAAAATTTGGATTAAAACATGAGATGACTCAAGTAGAGACAATTTCTAAAAATGGTGATACATTTAAAATTTTAACAACTGATAAAAAAGAGTTTGAAGCAAGATCAGTTTTATTGGCAACAGGTTCAGTTCCTAGACGAGCTGGATTTAAAGGAGAAGATGAATTCTTTGGAAGAGGAGTTTCTACTTGTGCAACTTGTGATGGATTTTTCTATAGAGGAAAAGAAGTTGCAGTTATTGGTGGAGGAGATTCTGCTTTAGAAGAGGCTTACTATTTATCGAAAATGTGTAAAAAAGTATATATTGTACATAGAAGAGATACATATAGAGCAGCTCCAAGTACAATAGAACATATTAAAAAAGCTGAAAATATAGAAGAAGTTACAAATGTTAGTGTTGAAGAAGTTTTTGGAGATGCTAGTGGAGTAACTGGACTTAAAGTAAAATGTAATAAAACAGGTGAGATTAGAGATTTACCAACACCTGGTGTTTTTGTATTTGTTGGAAGAAATGTATTAAATTCTCCTTTAAAACAATCTGATGGAGCTTTTTTATGTGATGTAAGAGATACAGGAGAAGTTATTGTAGATTTAAAAATGAGAACAAATGTAAAAGGACTTTATGCTGCTGGTGATATCAGAATTGATGCAGCAAAACAAGTTGTTTGTGCAGCAGGAGATGGTGCTACAGCTGCAGTTGATATAATTGAATATTTAGGATAAGTATATGATAAAAATAGGTATTTTAGGAAGTACAGGAAGAGTTGGAAGTTTATTAATTGATGATTTAAAAAATGACACAGATGCAAAACTTTCTTGTGTTCATGTTTTTGAGAAGATTGAAAAAATTTTACCACAAGATACTATTATAACAAACGATATAAATGTATTGTTTGATGAAAGTGATGTAATTATTGATTTTTCAACTCCAGTTGCAACAGAAACACTTTTGAATGCAGTTGTTGAGGGTGGAAAAAGAAAAGCACTTGTAATAGCAACAACAGGTTTTAATAAACATCAACAAAACTTACTTCTTGAGGCTAGTAAATTAGTACCTATTTTGTATGCGACAAATATGAGCTTAGGAGTAGCAGTTTTAAATAAACTTGTTGCTCTTGCAGCTAAAACATTGAGAGATTTTGATATAGAAATAGTTGAACAACATCATAGACATAAAGTTGATTCTCCTTCAGGAACTGCTTTGACTTTAGCTGAACATGCTGCAAGTGCTAGAGAGTTAAACTTAGATGAAGTAAGAGTATCTGGGCGTGATGGACAAATTGGAGCTAGAACTAAAGATGAAATAGCAGTTATGGCTTTAAGAGGTGGAGATATTGTAGGAAGACACACTGTTGGTTTATATAATGATGGAGAATTTTTAGAGTTAAATCATACGGCAACAGCTAGAAATACTTTTTCAAAAGGTGCAATTAAAGTTGCAAAATGGATAGTAAAAAAAGATGCAAATCTTTACTCAATCAATGATGCTTTAGGGCTATAAGAAGGATAATCAACAATGTGTGCAATAGTAGGAATTTATGGAAATGATAATGCTGCAAGACTAGCTTCAATAGCCCTTTTTGCAATGCAACATAGAGGTCAAGAGGCAACTGGAATTTCATCATCATGTGATGGAAAAATATATACAAAAAAAGATAGAGGTTTAGTTTCTGAAGTTTTCAATGAAGAAGCATTATCATATTTAAAAGGTGATATGGCAATAGGTCATAATAGATATGCAACTGCTGGAAGAGATTCAGTTTTAGATGCACAGCCTATTTATGCAAAGTATAAATTAGGTGAAATATCAATCGTTCACAATGGAAATCTTATAAATAAAGATGAAGTTAGGAAAGATTTAATTGATAAAGGTGCTATCTTTCAAACTGGAATGGATACAGAAAACTTAATACATTTAATTGCAAAAAATACAAAAGATCATTTAAAGGATAGGATTATTGAAGCACTAACTAGAACTGTTGGAGCTTATTGTTTTATCGTTCAAAGTAGAAGTAAACAGTTTGTAATTAGAGATAGATACGGAATTAGACCTCTGTCTTTAGGAAAATTAAAAAGTGGTGGATATATAGTTGCTAGTGAAACATGTGCTTTTGATTTAGTTGGAGCAGAGTTTATCCGAGATGTAAGACCAGGAGAAATGTTGATTTTTGGTGAATCTGATGAACCTGAATCAATACAACTTTATGAGCCAGAATTTAGACCATGTGCATTTGAATATGTATATTTTGCTAGACCAGATTCTGTAATTGATGGTAAAAATGTATATACAACTAGAGAAAATATGGGAAAAGCACTAGCAAAAAATGATATAAATAATAAAATTATATTTGATATGGTTGTGCCAGTTCCTGATAGTGGAGTTCCTGCGGCTTTAGGATATTCTGCACAAAGTGGAGTTCCTTTTAAATATGGAATAATAAGAAATCACTATGTAGGAAGAACATTTATAGAACCAACTCAAGAGATGAGAAATTTAAAAGTTAGAATGAAACTAAGTCCTATGGGTTCAATTATTCAAGGTAAAACATTACTTGTTATTGATGATTCAATTGTAAGAGGAACGACTTCAAAAAGAATAGTAAGAATGTTAAAAGAGGCAGGAGCTAAGGAAGTTCATTTTAGAGTTGCAAGTCCTGAAATAAAATTTCCTTGTTTCTATGGAATAGATACTCCAACAAAAGAGGAGTTGATTTCTACACAAATGAGTAAAGATGAGGTTTGTAAATATATAGAAGCTGATAGTTTAGAGTATTTATCAATAGAGGATCTTGTAAATGCAATAGGAGATGATAGACACTATGCACTAGAGAGTTTTGATGGAGACTATTTCGTAAAAGCATAATGAATCAGAATTTAAAAGAGGTATTGACTATTGGTCGATACTTCAAAAAAAAGTTTAAAGAAAAAGTATATAAAGTTCCTATTTCAATCTCTGGGTTTACTTGCCCAAATATTGATGGAACAAAAGCAAAAGGAGGTTGCTCTTTCTGTGAAAATGACTCTTTTAGTCCAAATCTGCAAGAAAAGAAATCAAAATTTAAATTAAATCCAAATATAGAGCATAATCCATTCTTAGAAAATCAGTTAAAACAGTTAGAAATGCAATTTTTAGCAACTAAAAAAAGATTAGAGAATAAATTTAAAGCAAAAAAATTTATAGTATATTTCCAATCTTTCACAAATACTTATGCCCCTTTAACTACACTGAAAGCTTTATATGAAAAAGCACTTAGTTTTGATAATGTAATAGGGCTTAGTATTGGTACTAGAACAGATTGTGTAACAGATGAGATTTTAGATTATCTATATGAAAAATCTAAGGAAAAAGAGATTTGGATTGAATATGGGATACAAAGTTTTTTTCAAACTACACTAGATAAGATAAATAGAGCTGATAGTGTAGAAAATATGAGGTATTGGATTAAAAGAACTAAAGATAAAGGTTTAAATGTTTGTGGACATTTAATTTATGGTTTACCAGATGAAACACAAGAGATGATGTTAGAAACTTTCAGACAAACTATTGATTTAAAAGTTGATTCTATAAAATTTCATCCACTTTATGTTGTAAAACATACTCTTTTAACAAATGAGTTCAAAAAAGGAAGATTTACTCCAATTAGTGAAGAGTTATATATAGATACTGTTGTAAACTCTATTATAAATCTACCTCAAAATGTATCAGTACAAAGAGTAACTGCTGGAATAGATGATGATACACTTTTATCTCCTATGTGGTGTAAAAATAAGCATCAACAAATAAAGAATATTAGAATAGCCTTAAAAGAGAGAGGTTTTAATTATTAACTCTCTTTTTTTTATTTGATTTTTAGTAAATAGTCTACAACATTTTCAATAAATGCGTCATGTTTTCTATCTTTTCTATACGCAATATATAGTTTTCTTAGCATTTTTTGATTACCAATTCTTGATTCATACAAAGCTCCTGCTTTAAGAAGAGATTCAATAGCATTTCTTGAAACTATTGAAACGGTTGGAGTATCATTTTTATTTGAGTGTAAAACAGTTTGAACTATTGTTGTAGCACTTGTTACTTCACTTGTAACATTAAAAGTATCACAATCTGGATAGTTTGCTTTTTCTAAAGAGTCTTTAAAAAGTAATCTTGTATTTGATTCAGGATTTCTACAAACCCATTTGTAAGATAGTAAATCTTCAGCTTTTGCTTTTGCAGGCAGTTTTTGGTTAGAGAATATTACAATTTCATCTTCCATCCACTCTCTATAAATAATCTCATCATTTGCAATATAGTTTTCAACTAAAGCAATATCGATTTTTTTATCGAGTAAATCTTCTATTGCTTCATGTGAAACAGATACATTTATAGATACATCATTTCTAATATTTTCTTTAAGATTATTTAAAAACCTAGGAAGAATATAGTTTCCTATTATAAAACTTGCTCCAAAAATAAAAGTAGTGCTTTTATTCATGATTTTTAATAAATCTTTTTCTGCATTACTGATACACTTCTCGATTTTAAGAGCAATTGCGTGAAGAATTTGCCCCTCTTTTGTAAGTTTTATACCATTTTTCTTTCTATCAACTATTTGAACATCTAAATAATCTTCGATATATTTCATTTGTTGAGTAACAGCTGGTTGTGAAATTCCTAGTTTTGCTGATGCTTTTGAAAAAGACTTCTCTCTTACAACAGTTAAAAAAGTCTCTAGTTTAGCAAAATCATTAAGCATTCAATTCTCCAAAAATAAATTATCATAATAATAACATTTATTTATATATAGAATAATTAAGAGAAATAATCAATTTATGATAATTATGGTATAATCTTTAATTATTGGAGAAAAAATGTCTGAAAATTTATT
The Aliarcobacter faecis genome window above contains:
- the trxB gene encoding thioredoxin-disulfide reductase — translated: MLDLAIIGGGPAGLTAGLYATRGGLKNVIMFEMGMPGGQITSSSEIENYPGQGQVMTGMDLMASWPEQCQKFGLKHEMTQVETISKNGDTFKILTTDKKEFEARSVLLATGSVPRRAGFKGEDEFFGRGVSTCATCDGFFYRGKEVAVIGGGDSALEEAYYLSKMCKKVYIVHRRDTYRAAPSTIEHIKKAENIEEVTNVSVEEVFGDASGVTGLKVKCNKTGEIRDLPTPGVFVFVGRNVLNSPLKQSDGAFLCDVRDTGEVIVDLKMRTNVKGLYAAGDIRIDAAKQVVCAAGDGATAAVDIIEYLG
- the purF gene encoding amidophosphoribosyltransferase, with amino-acid sequence MCAIVGIYGNDNAARLASIALFAMQHRGQEATGISSSCDGKIYTKKDRGLVSEVFNEEALSYLKGDMAIGHNRYATAGRDSVLDAQPIYAKYKLGEISIVHNGNLINKDEVRKDLIDKGAIFQTGMDTENLIHLIAKNTKDHLKDRIIEALTRTVGAYCFIVQSRSKQFVIRDRYGIRPLSLGKLKSGGYIVASETCAFDLVGAEFIRDVRPGEMLIFGESDEPESIQLYEPEFRPCAFEYVYFARPDSVIDGKNVYTTRENMGKALAKNDINNKIIFDMVVPVPDSGVPAALGYSAQSGVPFKYGIIRNHYVGRTFIEPTQEMRNLKVRMKLSPMGSIIQGKTLLVIDDSIVRGTTSKRIVRMLKEAGAKEVHFRVASPEIKFPCFYGIDTPTKEELISTQMSKDEVCKYIEADSLEYLSIEDLVNAIGDDRHYALESFDGDYFVKA
- the dapB gene encoding 4-hydroxy-tetrahydrodipicolinate reductase — its product is MIKIGILGSTGRVGSLLIDDLKNDTDAKLSCVHVFEKIEKILPQDTIITNDINVLFDESDVIIDFSTPVATETLLNAVVEGGKRKALVIATTGFNKHQQNLLLEASKLVPILYATNMSLGVAVLNKLVALAAKTLRDFDIEIVEQHHRHKVDSPSGTALTLAEHAASARELNLDEVRVSGRDGQIGARTKDEIAVMALRGGDIVGRHTVGLYNDGEFLELNHTATARNTFSKGAIKVAKWIVKKDANLYSINDALGL
- the trxA gene encoding thioredoxin, giving the protein MGKYIELTSANFDETTAKGISLVDFWAPWCGPCRMIAPVIDELAGEFESKANICKVNTDEEQDLAVKYGIRSIPTIIFMKDGQVVDQLIGATSKQALTDKINSLL
- a CDS encoding TIGR01212 family radical SAM protein (This family includes YhcC from E. coli K-12, an uncharacterized radical SAM protein.) — translated: MNQNLKEVLTIGRYFKKKFKEKVYKVPISISGFTCPNIDGTKAKGGCSFCENDSFSPNLQEKKSKFKLNPNIEHNPFLENQLKQLEMQFLATKKRLENKFKAKKFIVYFQSFTNTYAPLTTLKALYEKALSFDNVIGLSIGTRTDCVTDEILDYLYEKSKEKEIWIEYGIQSFFQTTLDKINRADSVENMRYWIKRTKDKGLNVCGHLIYGLPDETQEMMLETFRQTIDLKVDSIKFHPLYVVKHTLLTNEFKKGRFTPISEELYIDTVVNSIINLPQNVSVQRVTAGIDDDTLLSPMWCKNKHQQIKNIRIALKERGFNY
- a CDS encoding LysR family transcriptional regulator, yielding MLNDFAKLETFLTVVREKSFSKASAKLGISQPAVTQQMKYIEDYLDVQIVDRKKNGIKLTKEGQILHAIALKIEKCISNAEKDLLKIMNKSTTFIFGASFIIGNYILPRFLNNLKENIRNDVSINVSVSHEAIEDLLDKKIDIALVENYIANDEIIYREWMEDEIVIFSNQKLPAKAKAEDLLSYKWVCRNPESNTRLLFKDSLEKANYPDCDTFNVTSEVTSATTIVQTVLHSNKNDTPTVSIVSRNAIESLLKAGALYESRIGNQKMLRKLYIAYRKDRKHDAFIENVVDYLLKIK